In Gemmatimonadota bacterium, the following proteins share a genomic window:
- a CDS encoding 2-hydroxyacyl-CoA dehydratase, whose amino-acid sequence MTNVFPEWRDQSLDDALLACRDLVEDTDMPTVHRWRDAGGKVLGHFQVYFPEEIAHAAGMLPVKMCGAPVEPTNADSHFGSYLCSILKTALEVGADGRIPLDMFVSHPICDAARNLAAIWARNFDYPCQILYLPQNPNSAHSATYLRGEYDRLRRSVEEVAGCSISAEDLNRSIEVFNENRRLMRDLYDIKRETPWLLSAEDAYCLVAVAGLIPREEHNDLLRTVLPQIRERSAKAADRIRVVFEGAFCEQPPIDLIRMLGRTCYVVDDDFLIGLRYLTEDVPATDDPLHELAESYLERSSYSPVQHDLRKPKEKMLVERIRGSRAEAAIIAAAKMCEPGLEEQVAYSQELDEQDIPYFVTEFEESMTSFEHLELQVETFLENLLFA is encoded by the coding sequence ATGACGAATGTCTTTCCCGAATGGCGGGACCAATCGCTCGATGATGCCCTGCTCGCGTGCAGGGATCTCGTCGAGGACACGGACATGCCGACGGTTCACCGATGGCGCGACGCAGGCGGAAAGGTGCTCGGTCACTTTCAGGTCTACTTTCCGGAGGAGATCGCGCACGCCGCCGGGATGCTTCCCGTCAAGATGTGCGGCGCGCCCGTGGAGCCGACAAACGCGGACTCTCACTTCGGAAGCTACCTCTGTTCCATTCTGAAGACCGCGCTCGAAGTCGGGGCGGACGGCCGGATCCCGCTGGATATGTTCGTCTCGCACCCCATCTGCGACGCGGCCCGGAATCTCGCCGCCATCTGGGCGCGGAACTTCGACTACCCGTGCCAGATTCTCTACCTTCCGCAAAACCCCAACTCCGCGCACAGCGCCACCTACCTTCGCGGGGAGTACGACCGGCTCCGCCGATCCGTCGAAGAAGTGGCCGGGTGTTCCATCTCCGCCGAGGATCTCAATCGTTCCATCGAGGTGTTCAACGAGAACCGCCGCCTCATGCGCGACCTCTACGACATCAAGCGCGAGACTCCGTGGCTTCTGTCGGCGGAAGACGCCTACTGTCTCGTGGCCGTGGCGGGGCTCATCCCCCGCGAGGAGCACAACGACCTTCTCCGCACGGTCCTTCCTCAGATTCGCGAACGCTCGGCCAAGGCGGCCGACCGCATCCGCGTCGTCTTCGAAGGCGCGTTCTGCGAGCAGCCGCCGATCGACCTCATCCGGATGCTCGGGCGCACCTGTTATGTCGTGGACGATGACTTCCTGATCGGTCTGCGATACCTCACGGAAGATGTGCCCGCCACGGACGATCCTCTTCACGAACTTGCGGAATCGTATCTGGAGCGCTCCTCATACAGCCCGGTCCAGCACGACCTTCGCAAGCCGAAGGAGAAGATGCTCGTCGAACGCATCCGTGGCTCTCGCGCGGAAGCGGCCATCATCGCAGCCGCCAAGATGTGCGAGCCGGGCCTCGAAGAGCAGGTCGCCTACTCGCAGGAACTGGACGAGCAGGACATCCCGTACTTCGTGACCGAGTTCGAAGAGAGCATGACCTCGTTTGAGCATCTCGAGCTGCAGGTCGAGACCTTCCTGGAAAACCTGCTCTTCGCATAG